The Trichosurus vulpecula isolate mTriVul1 chromosome 4, mTriVul1.pri, whole genome shotgun sequence genome contains a region encoding:
- the LOC118847939 gene encoding 40S ribosomal protein S2-like, with product MADNTSAAGGRGRGGGARGGKAEDKEWVPVTKLGRLVKDMKIKSLEEIYLFTLPIKESEIIDFFLGSSLKDEVLKIMPVQKQTRAGQRTRFKAFVAIGDYHGHVGLGVKCSKEVATAIRGAIILATLSIVPVRHGYWGNKIGKTHTVPCKVTGQCGSVLVRLIPAPRGTGIVSAPVPKKLLMMAGIADCYTSARGCIATLGNFAKATFDVISKTYSYLTPDLWKETVFTKSPYQEFTNHLVKTHTQVSVQRTQAAAVVTT from the exons ATGGCGGACAACACCAGTGCTGCAGGAG GCCGGGGCCGGGGCGGTGGAGCCCGGGGAGGAAAGGCCGAAGACAAGGAGTGGGTTCCTGTCACTAAGCTGGGCCGCCTAGTCAAGGACATGAAGATCAAGTCTTTGGAAGAGATCTATCTTTTCACGCTCCCTATCAAGGAGtctgagatcatagatttcttcCTGGGATCTTCATTGAAAGATGAGGTTCTGAAGATCATGCCTGTTCAGAAACAAACTAGGGCTGGACAACGTACTAGGTTCAAGGCTTTTGTGGCCATCGGTGACTACCATGGCCATGTTGGTCTGGGTGTCAAGTGCTCCAAGGAAGTGGCCACAGCTATTCGTGGTGCTATCATTCTGGCCACGCTGTCCATTGTTCCTGTGAGACATGGCTACTGGGGGAACAAGATTGGCAAGACTCACACAGTGCCCTGCAAGGTCACTGGGCAATGTGGATCGGTTCTGGTGCGCCTGATCCCCGCTCCTAGAGGTACTGGCATTGTCTCAGCTCCTGTGCCTAAGAAACTCCTGATGATGGCTGGAATTGCTGACTGCTATACTTCTGCAAGAGGCTGTATTGCCACTCtgggcaactttgctaaagctaccTTTGATGTCatctccaaaacatacagctatctAACCCCAGACCTGTGGAAGGAGACTGTGTTCACTAAGTCTCCCTATCAGGAATTCACCAACCATCTTGTGAAGACTCACACTCAAGTATCTGTCCAGAGGACCCAGGCAGCTGCTGTGGTAACCACATAG